The Cuculus canorus isolate bCucCan1 chromosome 36, bCucCan1.pri, whole genome shotgun sequence genome includes a window with the following:
- the GABARAP gene encoding gamma-aminobutyric acid receptor-associated protein: MKFLYKEEHPFEKRRCEGEKIRKKYPDRVPVIVEKAPKARIGDLDKKKYLVPSDLTVGQFYFLIRKRIHLRAEDALFFFVNNVIPPTSATMGQLYQEHHEEDFFLYIAYSDESVYGA; this comes from the exons ATGAAGTTCCTGTACAAGGAGGAGCACCCGTTCGAGAAACGGCGCTGCGAGGGCGAGAAGATCCGAAAGAAATACCCGGACCGCGTCCCG gtaATCGTGGAAAAGGCGCCCAAGGCTCGAATCGGGGACCTGGACAAGAAGAAATACCTGGTGCCCTCGGACCTGACAG TGGGacagttttatttcctgatcCGGAAGCGGATTCACCTCCGCGCCGAGGACGCCCTTTTCTTCTTCGTCAACAACGTCATCCCCCCAACTTCGGCCACCATGGGGCAGCTCTACCAG gaGCATCACGAGGAAGATTTCTTTCTCTACATCGCCTACAGCGACGAAAGCGTCTATGGGGCCTga
- the CTDNEP1 gene encoding CTD nuclear envelope phosphatase 1 produces MMRTQCLLGLRTFVAFAAKLWSFLLYILRRQVRTVIQYQTVRYDVLPLSPVSRNRLNQVKRKILVLDLDETLIHSHHDGVLRPTVRPGTPPDFILKVVIDKHPVRFFVHKRPHVDFFLEVVSQWYELVVFTASMEIYGCAVADKLDNNRSILNRRYYRQHCTLELGSYIKDLSVVHSDLSSIVILDNSPGAYRSHPDNAIPIKSWFSDPSDTALLNLLPMLDALRFTADVRSVLSRNLHQHRLW; encoded by the exons ATGATGCGGACCCAGTGTTTACTGGGGCTCCGCACGTTCGTGGCTTTCGCCGCCAAACTTTGGAGTTTCCTCCTTTATATTCTACGGCGGCAGGTCCGCACC GTGATCCAATATCAGACGGTGCGCTACGACGTCCTCCCGCTTTCCCCCGTCTCCCGGAACCGCCTCA accAGGTGAAGCGGAAGATTCTGGTGTTGGATCTGGATGAGACCCTGATCCACTCGCACCATGATGGGGTGCTGCGCCCCACTGTGCGCCCCGGGACACCCCCAGATTTCATCCTCAAG GTGGTCATCGACAAACACCCGGTCCGGTTTTTCGTACACAAACGCCCGCACGTGGATTTTTTCTTGGAGGTG GTCAGCCAATGGTACGAGCTGGTGGTGTTCACGGCCAGTATGGAGATCTACGGCTGCGCCGTGGCCGACAAACTGGACAACAACCGCAGCATCCTCAACCGCCGCTACTACCGACAG CACTGCACACTGGAGCTGGGCAGTTACATCAAGGACCTATCGGTGGTACACAGCGACCTCTCGAGCATCGTTATCCTCGACAACTCGCCCGGCGCCTACCGCAGCCACCCAG ataACGCCATCCCTATCAAGTCCTGGTTTAGCGATCCCAGCGACACGGCTCTGCTCAACCTGCTGCCCATGTTGGATGCCTTGAG GTTCACAGCCGACGTCCGCTCCGTCCTGAGCCGTAACCTCCACCAGCACCGACTGTGGTGA
- the SNAPC2 gene encoding snRNA-activating protein complex subunit 2 → MKPPRRPRVAPSRFAEVPGDAGDAGRAWSVREKRALLAGLRAQAAMALPEPLPGLLRERLPRRSEAEIRALLCRLRGRAAREAVGTRFRLCLERQRQRRAVPPAPIEVWLELAQTLAEALEEPMTAALSQVLTVAGTEPLSLLRSVPPRSPAPTDLGGPNLDPPETQDPPETQDSPSDPPRTPSGELTVDFQRVYEFLGLLCCGKGVAVPPPGECAVLLALLGGLPPELGVLDREALGGHLRGVYSDLSTPQPPHPKMNPPCPEMPPPSYGDVRPFSHAPSLAPEVLGRKCPRWRAGLGGRAMAAAGGPSR, encoded by the exons ATGAAGCCGCCGAGGCGGCCGCGCGTGGCCCCGTCGCGGTTCGCGGAGGTCCCGGGAGACGCGGGGGACGCGGGACGGGCCTGGTCGGTGCGGGAGAAGCGGGCGCTGCTGGCGGGGCTGCGAGCACAGGCCGCCATGGCGCTCCCCGAGCCGTTACCGGGGCTCCTGAGGGAGAGGCTGCCCCGGCGCAGCGAGGCCgag ATCCGCGCCCTCCTGTGCCGCCTGCGCGGCCGCGCCGCCCGTGAAGCCGTGGGGACGCGGTTCCGTCTCTGCCTGGAGCGACAACGCCAGCGCCGGGCTGTGCCCCCCGCCCCCATCGAG GTGTGGTTGGAGCTGGCGCAGACCCTGGCGGAGGCGTTGGAGGAACCGATGACGGCCGCGCTGTCACag GTCCTGACGGTGGCGGGTACGGAGCCTCTAAGCCTCCTCCGCTCTGTCCCCCCGCGTTCCCCAGCACCGACGGATTTGGGGGGGCCCAATCTGGACCCCCCCGAAACCCAAGACCCCCCCGAAACCCAAGACAGCCCCTCGGatccccccagaaccccttctGGGGAATTAACCGTGGATTTCCAAAGGGTGTATGAGTTTTTGGGGTTACTCTGCTGCGGTAAGGGGGTGGCCGTGCCCCCCCCaggag agTGTGCGGTGCTGTTGGCGCTTTTGGGGGGACTCCCCCCGGAACTGGGGGTGCTGGAccgggaggcactgggggggcaccTGCGGGGGGTGTACAGCGACCTCAgcacccctcagcccccccaccccaaaatgAACCCCCCATGCCCTGAAATGCCCCCCCC CTCTTATGGTGACGTGCGCCCCtttagccacgccccctcgctCGCCCCGGAAGTGCTCGGCCGGAAGTGCCCTCGGTGGCGGGCGGGGCTGGGCGGGCGCGCAATGGCGGCGGCCGGGGGTCCCAGCCGGTAA